The sequence aacaaattttgaattattgCATTTATGGGATGAATATTTATGAAACTTAATTTTCCATATAAGGAAACCATAGATTGAAACTCCTTGAAAGAAATACTTTCTTtactttcccaaaaaaaaagaaaataaataaatattgactACATAAAAGAGATAGGTATCTGCGTAGAAAGAGAGGCTCTCAAAACATTAATAATGTGATCTCTATCATATGGACTCTATGCATCTAAGTTGATTGgtgaaatagaaaaacaaatcgCGTGTGATAAACTGATAATGATTAGCCTAAAATGAAAATGTCTAACTAGTAGTCAGTCCCCATCATTTATTAACTAGAATAGAAAGTAGGCAACGATTTTCATCTCATTGGATAGACATTGTTTCTCCAATTAAAACTACTCATATAGAAATTTCTTCTATCAGCCtcaatccatttttaacaaaCATGACTCTAGCTTTCACATCATCATATAATTTTgagtaaaaaatttaatagcttaaatattattcttttttaatatttataattgataattgacaatgtttaattatgttttaacttttcaaattaaaagtaatttttttggttaattaataaaattatcacaTGATATATAAACTTCACAGATAATATCATCCATATTaacaaaccacaaaaaaaaaaaaaaaaaaaaatctctaagattgtttattattatttttttaatgaattgagACAGTATTCAATTCGTCTATTATTAACAAGGCTAGTGTTAGGAGGAGGAAACTAAGAAGTAAGCAACGGCTGCTCATGAGCATTAATTTCATGATAAAAGTTAAATCATGTGATGCACGCGTCAATATAGGCTCGTATATAGAAATAAATGTTTTCCTTTTACTATAGGAAGATTTTTTGGCAGGTGTGTACACCAGTACGTAACACGTGTAAACAATATTCAAAAGGGACGAAACTAAAAAAATGTtggcatataataaaatatttaggtGAGATAAATTATCCATGATTTCTAATTTAACTAAGATTTtaggtttaaatttttattttaaactattATATTGCTACATGAGCTATTACAAAATATGAGGCATACTTTGTCCTTGTAGGTTCAATGgtaaaaactattgaaaatgTATTTTGATTTGGTAAAAATCTTTCCTTTAGTTAtgataataagaagaagaaagaattaaGAGGTATATTTtagtttatggtttttttttttttttttggttaattgatAGAGTAATTCAACCTAAATTATGGTATGCGAAAATAAACTAGAATAAAAGTATAGCTTAAGAAATAAATTGAGAATCTATTACATAACGATATCCTTTGACCATCAACGAGGATTGGAGACAAGTTTCTTGCGAAAGGGATTCGAAAGCTGTTATTTAAAGCTTAAAACAACCGAAGCTGTAATTTTCTAGATTGGTCTGCAGAAAACTTTTGTCCTTGTATTTTACATCTTTGtcttgcttttgattctatttCCTTTGATTGGATTTGGAAGAGTGTTAATAGAGATGCCCGCCTTGTTTGCCAATGGCCTGGTCATCAcctttttggtttataaaaccCCAATTTTAagcaaaatatgtatatatatatatatatatatatattgtttggcCACAACACAGAGGTCATCCTCTAAGGTTTTAATGGAGCCAAAAGTGGTGTCCATTCGACACTCCCTTCGGCTATTTCTCTCCTCCCTAAGATCCAGGAGCCAAAAACCGACAAATGACAACAATCTCATTACCAAGAAATGAATGAAGTGTGACGTTAATTAtgcaaacaataatatatagcAATTCATATCCAAAATGTTGACAAATACAAGTAGCATGTACTTTTATATGAAAGTTATCTTCTATTACATACCAAAAATGATAAAgtcatttctttttatctacAAAAGCTAAGATGCTTCAGCTATTGGAGTGGTGGCCAAGGATAACTGGGGAAATGCTCTGAAGATGTGGTACAAGAAAATTTCAAGCTCTAATGTTGCTCTTGCTCAATGTTATACTTAAGAGTGGGCTATTGATATGAAAGTTTCTCAAAATTGGAGGAAGTTGGTTCAAGTTGTGATTAATGCAGTATTATCAGCTAAGTATATCACCCAccattaaaaatgtattttggcGCTGCAGGATATTTACAAAAAGCTATCTAACTTTGGTTATTATAATATACAGCAAGTGCCAAGGATTTGCAATTCAATTGCTGATTTTTTGTGGTCTTTGGCTGATTCATATTCAAGAACATTGATTCAGCTTTATCCCTTTTGGCCTAAAATATGTCCTTTTGCTGTTATAAGAAGATGTGTATACCCGTTTTGTAATTTTAGTGCTGTCAGttttagcaaaaaataatactaataataataatagtaataataataataagaataagaataaagaGCAAGGAGTACAAACCCTTTTGTCCCTAGTATTGAAAAAAGTACGTgctatatttattgaatatgtttattaaagtttagaaatcaattttttttatttttttttggggaaaaaagttTAGAAATCAATTAACGTGACAATATTTTAATggctaataatttaataaacttaAATGCATTGATATCAACAAAGAATTTATTTACCAAGAACAAACTATTGGTCCAATGAGAGCCCATAAGAAAGTTAAATATGACGATCCAGAATGTTACTTGGTCACGGCCCATAAAGAGCACCAGGTCACCTGTGTCATTGTCCTCTAATGGGCTGGTTGCTAAAACATTACAGGGCCTAACGAATTATTGCTAGGCTGTAGTTAAGTAAGGGGCACGACCAGCCTTGCCCATTGCAAACAAAGTACATACAAActgtttgatttttcattttttattaaggTGGTAATTTTAGTAATTATCTTATTTCTGTACATAAGAGTATCGGGTGGAATCACACGGGATGATGAgggatttttaataatttgtaaattagatgattcattaaaaaaaaaaaaaatgtttgattttattttggtaaatacaaACTGTTTGGTTTAATGCACGCAAATATGATCTTCCGGGACAATGAAAGTGCTGACCATGATTAAACTATAATGTATGTGTGATCTTAGTCATATTTCCAATTGGACAATGTTGAGTCAGTGTCGATAAACAGGTAAATTTGTCTTATTTTTACAAAGTGGGAGAGTAAAATAAGGGTGTGTCCAATCTTTTCCAAGGTCTCCATCATGTTGCAGTACTTGCTCTTAAGAAGGGCTCCATTTTCTGCTTAAATTGGacccatttcatatttttacgCGCATGTCCAATAAAGAGGTTACACCTTCACATACATAACaaccctttttattttgttcctcTCCATAATtccctctttcaatctcttcaatttcttccattGCAATTGATATTCCTACCTGCATAGCCACATATTTTCTGACATTTTCTATCACTTTCATTTCATGTCCTTACCTAATCCTTGCGCATGCATATGAGATTAATTTTctatacatatacaaatttatATCCGAATTGCCCATATCAAGAGCTATATCAGTTTGTATAGAAAAACATTTCTACATCTACTTTTGGCTACTTACTTTGTTAATGGCTAATACTGGAGACATGAAGCTAAAACATTTTGTTAATTACACATATAATATAGATAGGTGTAGGGTCTTGAAAGCAAGTAAACGGGCGTTAATTAGTTTTTGTTCAAAAGACAAACCTGCTTTAATGATTAGTTTGGAAAATACCATTTTCAATGGGTGACATGATAATATTGGTCATATCAATCAAATATGGAGTTTGTTAAGAATATAAAGTTAATACTAGGTATTTTGTGTGGATTAGTCATAATCATATAATTCACTTATAGGATTTATTTATACTAATAATAAGACTGActtatttactaatttttataGTAGGGGTTGTTGGACATACATTTTCTATAATATTTTAGTTGATTCATTGGACTGAAGGATTTATTCTCTCTTAAAGTCCAGttcacttattttttattttattatttttattattatgttattatattatatattaatattattatttttaattattaatatacatatgtataaattgGAGAACAAGCTATCAGTTAGTTAGTACTATACATACAATAGAAAGATTAAGACGTTAATGTTGTGTGTTtgataaaaaccaaaagaagaAAGGTTAAAGAGAAGTGTGCTCATTAGACATTAATCTTGTATTTTATATTGCAGATTAAAAAGTTTAAAGGATCTGATAAATCAATTGCTGTATTTTAAAAGttagtaaatttaatatataaatatttctaattGAAATACAGTATTTTGATTGTGTATAGATCCAAGGAGTATAGTGCTATAGTGTTGTTGTTTATTGATCTATATGTtttgtataattaatttgatttaatttgtgTATCAGCCCTAACAGTTAATACATGACTTACATCGACTCTCTATTTCTCCTCTAATATATAGGCTCACTTATTAACAAATGGCATAAATTGGGTCTTAGATGTATTCAATAATTACTTAACATGAATAAGAGCATCAAAATTCTAATACACGATCTTCCTGTCAGCAATTATATATGTTAACTTAGCATATATCTTACTGTCAACAACTAAGCTAATAAGAAGTCATgtggataaaatatatattaacctAACATATACATAGCAAGTTACTTTTAGAGTTCAATTTGATCCAAATTCAAACCCATCCATCTTTGTGCTCAATGTGcttgaaaaaaatatgtaacCTAAACCGTTTACTGAAATTCTAACTCAAAAACTATATGATGATGAAAGTAGCTGGCTATTATAAACTTATAACCAATATGACTATGAGCAATATTCTATTATTCTTCAATACCTTTGTAGTTGTCTCATCTGGTCTTCTAATATTCCAGTGAGTTGGCATGcattatatactatattattAACTAGAagaagaatataatatatatatatatatatattttcatatccaAAAGTAGCAAGCTTGACATTAAAGGCAAATCCCATCACCACAAAAACCATTGTTTCAAAAGAGGGTTTACCCTATGGAAAGTACCGATTGAATGCTTTATTAGGATATGGCTTTTTTTCTGTTCATGTCCTCCAAGATTATCAGCTTTTTGCAGTGTGTTGAGGGCCATTGATATCATTTTTTGCTCCATCAACTATTGCAAAAGATTTAACATAAAGACGCTCTACATGATATCCATATGTTCAATCTCTGCCAACATTCCAGGATTCTAACTTAGTTGTTAGTTATGGTTATTGATCGTTTCTTCGagcaatttattattattattttttcctttatctGGAACCAAAAGCTCGAATGACACAAACTGTTTACAAGAAGTAAAGGATGATGAAAAAttacccccccccaaaaaaaacaaaaaaaaaaaaacaagaaaaagaaagagaaaaggatGATGAAGATCGGTCACATATTTTCCTTATCTCTAAACTAGCTAGAGCCAGAGAATATCAGGTACCACTTATTACCATAATTGGTTTGATGGATTCCTTGTGGCCTACAAGATCCTGTCCAACCACACTATATCTATCACAAACtggaaacttttttctttttttttggtaaataactgGAAACTTTTTTCTGTAGTATTGTTATTGCgaattgtattatattataaaataagcaaaaactttcctttctttccttgtgcccactattttttttttatttttgaattttgaggatgaCGAGATGATTCATATGGGTCCATTTTGCAAGAAAGCCATTATTTCTCAGCACTTTTACATTGATTTTGTTAATATTGATTTAACACCAATTAAGCATTGCTTTAGCTATAATAATGTTGGGTTTAGGCCCAAGCCACATGAGGTTGTCGAGATTGATCACAGTTAAAATCATAAGTTACAGCGTTTATTGCCCATAAGAATTAACTTTCTTGTACTTTTTACAGTGACAGGTAGCATCAATTTTGTACGATGTAAATCAACTCTCTTGATATTTTTGGGTTTCGTGTTGAATGATCGCCAAGTCCTAGGTAGCCAGGTGTAAGTAAAATGTTCCCCTCTGTTTAGTTAATAATTATGTGTCTCACTGTCTTATTAGGTTATAATAACCAATCAAAGAAAAAGACATTCTTTTTtgcttaaaagaaagaaaaaagagttatTAGTAGCTAGGAATAGGAGTGGGGAATAGCTAATTAACTCTCATCCCAAACAATAGTTTGTCACAACAAACTGCCTACTAATGTGGATTAATCAAAAACCACTAATCATTAATCATGGTTAGTAACATTGTTGTTCACGAAGTTTGCCATTAAAACTTCAAACCAACTTGATTTTGACATCTAACCAACTTATATTCTCTTTATCGTAAgaacttaattaataattgtatattcaattttaatcgatgttaatttaattttgttttatcaatattttgaaaacaGTATTCCATGAAATAAGATATTTAACAAAGTAAAAACTTTTAACAAATATCATTGTTTATATATGTCCGTAagtaaaagtttatatatatctgTAGGTTTTTACTTGATTATATTTAGGGTTAAATGCATTTACTATCCTTTATATGAtcaatttatgtttatataaatatatataggcaTGTATTTGATAtcctttaaatttcaaaatgttacaaattaataacaaaactgTGAAATAAGATGGAACTTTAACggtttaaatacatttttttaacctaaattttaattcttttttttttgtttaataattgaTGAGTTTTTGGATTATATGGGATGGATTAatgatcataaaataaaaagaaaatgaaaaaaataaatttaaggttAAAAATGACTAAACCAGTAGGTTTCCATTAACATTAATTGGTTTTATGACCATTAATATGCATGTAACTTTTGGAACTTAAAGGTTCAGCATCTGGTGTACTGAAATCCATCATATAtctcaaatttatataatatatatatatatatatatatatatatatatatatatatatatgtgtgtgtgtgtgtgtgtgtgtgtgtgtgtgtgtgtatcaaatgaaaaaatgaaaaaattctaGAGACCCCAATATGAACTTTAGCCAAAGGTAGTAAAGTGCATTTAAACTTTATATTTATCAGAAAAATGTCTTAATTtacatctttttttcttttatttattttgttcaaaGTAGTATGAATTATTTTTCCGAAGCTAGCTTTTCATATAATTATCGTGTAATAGTTTTAGGAGACTAGGGAAATAAACTTCTATTTGCATAATTTAGGgttgaagaaaggaaaagttGATTTAGAATATGTCACCGTCTAATACATGATCATGGGTACTACCAGCTACATATAGGGACGGTGATTACCATATGTGACTTTTTCATGTTCatgacattttgttttttttggctgaGATTTATGTTGATCATGATATGATCAGTTTAATTATACCATACATAcatgaatatatacatacaaacataCATTACTGTCGGTCgaaccaaattaattaattaatccatcCATTGGATAccccttttatataatttgaaaataaatataaaccatCCATAAAGTTGGTCTGACTGTTCAACAAAAAAGGTCAATTAGGTATTCTGAATAACCCTCATCAACATCCAAAATGGTGAAAACAGATCTCCAtgatctctctctatatatacatacactttcatggatcatatatatataatacacacaAGGGTTCTCCTTCATTACACTCCTTGACTGCAATTACTTGACAAACAGATTCTGAAACCAATTGATTAAGCAGCTAAAGTAGCCATGAGTAGAGGTGGAAGCTATGGTGGAGGGCAGAGCTCATTGGGCTACCTTTTTGGGTCAGATGAGAAACCAAGTGCACCGCCATCTTTGCCGAAAATCGAGCCTCCATATGGAATTGAAACCAGCATAGATAAGCCTCCGGAGAgtggttcttcttcttctggcaAACAAAAAGCTTCCAACAACTATCAGCGAGCTCAAGGCCAAAATTTGGGCAACTTTGTTACTGTAAGTTCATATATACTACTTGGAtgtgtttttagtaatttgcaCCTTATTATATATGATCTTtaaccaaatataattaatagtaCTATATGTTAATTTGTAATACTTGATCAGGATCGTCCATCAACAAAAGTTAAATCAGTTCCAGGAGGAGATTCATCGCTTGGATACTTGTTTGGTGATAAGtgatatgcctttttttttttttttttccgatctCCCAATCTGAACACTCAAATTAAGCATAGTTGGCTGTGTTATGTTATCTAAACCTGAAGAAATAAGGACATATTTTTGTGTGGATTAGGGAAGAAATGTTTAATAAGGGATTCAGGGTTCCCACCTATATGTATTTATGAATATATACGTATATGGTGGATTTGTAATGGTCTTTCTGGCATTATATGGTGTTTGTGCTAATTAAGTTTGTCTTAGCTAGattgattatataataaaaaatggatttttatgATCATTGTATGATTTTATTCCAGTTATCTCTGTGGTACGTTTTTTTCCATCTGGTTTAGCTTTCAATATATAACCAAAATTTTGGAAAGTCATATAAACTTTACAGTTTCCAGCATTAGTTTGGAGGATACCTTTCTtatcattaatataaatattgaaacgCTACTTCTCTTAAtttctgcattttttttctttattaatttctgtTTCTGTGTGTCGTTTGTGTGGAACTGTCTCTAGAGATCACAATAAGAATTAAACTATAGTTGCTCATTGTTTGGTTATCTAAatgcctttatatatatacaaaaataaggATTAATGAGGcaagtttttatgttattatagttttagtattaaattattaacTGAAGTGGTATCCTTAATATTGGATATATTAATAAGTTTTCATCTtatgttgaaaatatattttcaatagaaTATTACTCTCTTTCTatgtatttatgcatttgtttTACAATTTTCAATTGATTATTATGGTTTGTTTtcatgtccatatatatatattttttccttttattttctttaaccaTTTCAAATCCAGTGTTCAAAATCATAAACTAAGTATACTAGAGgataatatatgtacatatctattcatatttttatttttcttctatagattctctttttcttccttgttcatatataaaaaagtaCCGTATAGAAATACAAAATTTGTAGACCACACCAGATTAAAAGGACTATTTggactaatatttaaaaaaaagagatgaTTCCATGTATTGCTTATAAGTACAGCTTAACTATGGAGTGTACTTGTTCTTATCCAAATAGCCTTTAAAAATTTGTTATCTGTAACGAAAGCTAATTATACAAAGATTATTATCTGTTGGGACTTAATAGAATCGATtataaaagtttgaaaattaagttaaatgaataaacaaaaCTTCTTATGTAAAGaaatttaatgtttaaattaaaGCACAGCACATCAAcattgatctttgctactaTAGACTATACATATGATACATAATTTATGCAAATTACATATTGTTTGTTCTAGTCTGGAACTTTTTGTTAAATGCATGCATGTTTACAATTAATGCTTATAAATTGAAGTTTGGGCAATTAAGCCTTTTTCATGTGTGAAATATATAGATGTAAGAAGTGGTTTTTTACTTGCCGATACAGTTCTTCTTAATCTTAGAAAAACGTTAACTATATAAGCTGATTCGCTCTCTTCAATGATGAAGAAGTCCATATAAAGCAGTGAAAGTAATAAGGTctgttcaattatatatatgtatagaagtTAGTTCTTAGAACCTATATATATTAGTGCTTGATTAAGTTGTTTCATTTGTTGCAAGTTTGCTTTTTTGCTAGGATGACCTAGAAAAGCAACAAAATTTTCACTGCCTTAATTAATCTTTGTTTCCCTATTTTATATGAccgtttatttttaaaagatttttttaattggaaacAGTCTTTATCTTTGAAGCcgttgccaaagaagttttttcTTCCCCTTTGTGGTATTTAATTAAGggaaatttttaaacaaatcaaacaaaaaaaaaaaaagtatgataaAAAAACCGAGGACCTACTTATGGCAAATTATCCTCTACTCTAGGGTACATTTTCTCATTCTtaattgcttatatatatatatatatatatatatatatagagtatacacatatacataaccATTTTCTTGTCAACcccataatattaaattaagatctcttattgtaattttttgggatatattatttaattggattaaacctatcttctaaaattaaaactttaaagaAATTGATATGATAGGTATTCTTTAGCAATATTATTATATGACTATATCtctcttataaatatatatagagttagCTCAGGCCCCATATTAATTTGTTTCGTATGGAGGTcaaccatatatataatcagCTAATCAGGgacaaagaaattttatttatctcaTGACTTGAATTATATTCTTAGGTTTAgtcaaatgataaaattattgaaaatacatATTCATgtttaaagtttaaattttgatCTAAGTAAAATTTCCTCAACCCTAAATATAATGACTTTAATATTGCTTCAAAAACATCATGACTCAAATTAATTACGTGGTGCTacttttatatacttttatataCATAGCATATACCTTGGCTAGTATCGATCAAGTTACCGATATATAATACGAAATATTAATTGGTACTTAAGGTTTTTGACTTAATTCCTAATTTGGCCAAACAATTAATAACAATTTGGTCTATGtggctgctttttttttttttttctttttttcattatttaaaaaattgtgtatgtgaattataaaattctataagTCACAAGTTATAGAAATACAATTAACCCTTTATACTTTTTATCTAACAAACTATGTAAAACCATGAAAAACATTTGTGAGGACTAGAAAGAAGTTATAAGAAGggtaattgaaattaaaataataataataataaacacaaaattcctcaacaaatgtTTGCATTTGTGTGTGTTTGTTCTATTCAAGCAACCTCATTGCCGTTATACCAAACAATTATGAAGTGACATGTAAatcatttttaacttttttttttttttggggtgcatttttttcacttattttatatacaaataatgCATTTATAAGCTTAACAAGATGGTAAACTCTTTTCATGTATGCGTGTGGGAAGTTTTCGATTGTGGAAACCTATGCATATGCCATAAAAACATGCGGTATTTTGGGTTTATTCTCGGACCTCTCCGAGACTGTCAGTTGGAGCTTTACACTCATTAAGCCCAATTTGGATTTTTgaagc comes from Ziziphus jujuba cultivar Dongzao chromosome 6, ASM3175591v1 and encodes:
- the LOC107430198 gene encoding protein SPIRAL1-like 5; the encoded protein is MSRGGSYGGGQSSLGYLFGSDEKPSAPPSLPKIEPPYGIETSIDKPPESGSSSSGKQKASNNYQRAQGQNLGNFVTDRPSTKVKSVPGGDSSLGYLFGDK